The genomic segment AATTGCTTCATTAGTCGCCGCAATAATCATGTCTTTTATTATTTCCATGTCTTCACCTTCGAGTTCTTCAGAAATTATTATATCTTTTACTCTCAGATTACCATTTGCAATGACTTTTACTACTCCACCACCCGATGTAGCTTCTACTTCTTTGTTGGCAAGTTCACCTTCTAAAGTAGACATTTCATCTTCCATAAGCTGTTGTGTTTTTTGAGCCTCTGCAAGTAATTGATTTACATTAGGTTTTTTACTGGAAGAATTTTTAAAAGACCTTCCACCAAATCCTTTTATTT from the Oceanotoga teriensis genome contains:
- a CDS encoding YbaB/EbfC family nucleoid-associated protein, whose protein sequence is MGKKIKGFGGRSFKNSSSKKPNVNQLLAEAQKTQQLMEDEMSTLEGELANKEVEATSGGGVVKVIANGNLRVKDIIISEELEGEDMEIIKDMIIAATNEAIEKANQIKEEENEKISQKYLGGLQNMGFGL